TGAGTGGTCGAAGATTGTGATGAATGGAATTATTCACAGGGGAACAGCAAAAAAGAGGCTCCGGAAGGTCTTAACAGTAGTTAACAGAGATAGCAGTTACTGGTGGCCGATCAGCGTGATAACAATAGCGAGCAGGCCGGTAATCAGCCCGGTTAGTGCGCCGAGAAGACGGAACTGGTTTAGTTCTTTCCCGAATTGCTGACGGGTAGTGCTTTCCAGTTTTTCGGCAGAAATGCTGCTGATTTTATCTGTTACGATTTTTTCAAGATTCAGATCCTGCTGCACATTGTCGAGGTACTGACTGATCAGGATCGGGAACAGCGCATCAAGTTCGGTAACGAGATGTGATTTTATCTGATTGATGGTGCTATCGCCTATGAACATCGACAGCACAGGCATTGCTTTCGGGAGCCTTTCGCGAAGGAAGGAGTCGAGGTGTGTTTCTACTACCGGAATAATGGAGCGTATTTTCTCCGGATCAGTAAGCCTGCTTTTTATATCATTGATGGAAAATAATTGTGAGCCGGCATACGCGCCCAGGCCAGCGGCAATGCCGGATTGATTTTGAGAGAATTTACGGAAGATGATATTAATGGCCAGGCTGTTCATAAACCAACCGATAACAGCAGCAATAACCGGGAGCAAAAAGATCATGGAATGAATTGATTTTCGCAAATGTATAGAAATGCCGGGCAAATAGGAACAATAAAAAAGGCTTCCTTTTGAGAAGCCTTTTTAACCAGGGTGACTGAAGGGTCTCGAACCCTCGACCCTCAGAACCACAATCTGATGCTCTAACCAACTGAGCTACAGTCACCGTTTTTCCCGTTTTTGGGAGTGCAAATATAAGTGAAACTTTCGTCTGCCAAAATATTTTTTTCGGTTCTTTTTCACAGCAAATGAAAATAAAAAAAGGCTTCCTTTTGAGAAGCCTTTTTTAACCAGGGTGACTGAAGGGTCTCGAACCCTCGACCCTCAGAACCACAATCTGATGCTCTAACCAACTGAGCTACAGTCACCGTTTCCGTGTTGGGAGTGCAAAGATAAGCGAAACTATTTTTAAAATCCAAATACTTTGAAGAAAAAAAATCCAGTAGGTTATATATATCGACAATTCAACAAATGATGCCTTATCATTACTGTTGTGTTTGCCAATATGGTGGCTGTTTTGAAGAATTCCAGGAATACGGTTTTGGTTTTGTTTGGGTCCGGAAAAGATGTATCTTTGCGCACTTTCCCATTCCATTCCCATTTTTTTAAGTAGTTGATAATCAACTGAGAGTTGTTTTTATGGCATCAGAGGAGCCCCTGACTTCAGGTGTTTCCATGCCGCCGATCCGGATGTATGGTCCGGAACAAAAAAAAATTAACAAATATCCCTGAACACTGTTGTCAATTAGAGAGAATATAGGTTTTTAATATTTAATTGTATATACATTATGGATCAGCTTAAACTGAAATTACAGGAATACTATCAGCGTTACCAGCAGATGGATCAACGGGTGAAGCCTGGAAAGGAGGAGCCTGGTTTTGAGGACGTGCTGGACATGGAAAACGATATTCTTTCGCAATTTGGATTACCTGCATCGCGGCGTTTTGTACAGATCTTACATGATTTTGTGCATCATGGCCAGGTAAGCGATCAGTTGCTGGATTATGTGAGTAAGAAACTACGTGCGGCCGCACGCAAGTACCTTTTGGCGCCGGTTATGTCTGATATAGATCTGTTGGAAGGAGCCCGCGAACAAAAGCGGAGTCCCTACGATGTGCTGCCTGAACTGGGATACCCGATACATGAATATGCCCAGTTCCTTATATCCGAGCTTTACTATCGCCGGAATATGGCAGCCACCGATGTACTTGATGAGCTGAAGAAAATGCAGCATTCCGATAGCTGGAATGATCTGATGTTGTTGACTAAGATCCACAACCATACTACGCATGAGCTGTATACTAAATTGAAGAAACAGGATCTGCGTTTTGTAGATGAGTTCATTCAGTTTACCCGCCGCCAGGAACCGGCGCGACTGGTTAACAAACGGGCTACGCCATTGGAAGAAGGATATGCGCCCAATTATAAAACTATCACCAAGGTACAGGTAGAGGATATCATTTTTGATGAGCAAACTTCTCCCAGTCTTTTCGGTAAAATCAAAAGTGGCCGTGGCTATGCACGTATCACTATCAGCCTGGAATTCTCTGAGCTGAACCAGATTCTGATGAGCAGCGATGAACTGGGGGTGGAGATCAGTAATCATATAAAGAAAAGGCTGGCAGATCCCGCAGCAGAGAAGCCAACAGTAATAGATATACGTGCTGAATTCGGAGATGTGCTGAAGCTTGATAACTGCTACCTGGAAGTTTATAAACCTCAGCACAGGGAAGGTAAGAAATGGGTAGAAGATAAGGACAACTTCTACTTTGTGGATAAGATACTCAGCAAGAAAGAATTTGAGAAGAGAACAAAAGAGGCAGAAGTTAAACGTAAGATACAGGAGTGCCTGGAACTGATCGGGGGCTCTTATGTATACTACCAGCGTCTGCGCCGCCTGGGGATCACAGATGAAGAAGCCAAGCTGAGAGCGGGATTACAGGATGAGCTGTTGTTTAAATTGTCATTCTTCCTGAATAAAGTGAAGGAATAGAATAGTTATTAATCTTTAGTAAGATACTGCGGAGATCACATTATGTTGTTTACATATTGTGGTCTCCGCTGCTTTTTGCCGGAAGCTAGCAACCGTTTTATTATTTTTACAAAAAAAACGATGGAAGAACTTACACTTGGCGTTGGCTCCAGAGTTCAGCATGCTCACTATGGTCCCGGAGTGATTGTAGCAGTTAAATATGCCCAGTACAGGGTTACTTTCATGGATCATGGCATTAAGATGATCGATAAAACAGATCCGCTTTTTGAAGTGCTGGTAGCAGAGAATGTTACTCCGGAAGTAGAAACTACTTCCGACGTGGAAACTTCTTTGTTAAAGATCCTCCGCCTGTGGGGCGGCATTGCTGAGGTGGTGCCGATGGGCGATCGCTGGCGGGGTGGCATCATGATCCTGCAACCGGCCGATAATAGCCTGAAACCAAAAGAAGTTCCTATTGATACATTCTTTCATAAAATAGTAATGCTACGCGACCGCCTGCGTGTATTGGAACAAAACATCAACAGCCATAAGGTGCTTACTGATGAAGAGAAGGTAAACATGCAGCAATATATCACCCGCATCTATGGTTCCCTGACTACTTTCAATGTACTGTTCAGAGATAAAGAACACTGGTTTACGGGTGAAAAAGGCGCTAACGATTAGTCGGTGCTGATGTGATAAATCTTTTCCAGCTCCCAGCGGTAAACAGCTGGCATGTGGTGTACGAAGATATTTTTTCCGTTGAAAGGAAAGGTGTCATCATACCCCGCTACCGGATACAGGATGACCGGCGTGCCTGCCGGAGTATAGTTATGGCTGTTTACGAATGGCGGCCGTTCATACTCCGGCAGTATTTTTTTTACGCGCTTGTAAGCGAGTTTGCCCAATATCCGCTGCATCCGGCGTGCCGACCGCTTCGTGGGCCTGTCGAGCCGCCCGTACATATACCGTAGCACACTCCGTACCGGCCACTTTTGCTGCTTCAAAGCGGCGTTGATGTTAGCGAATGGGCTGACCGCCGTAAAATCTCTGGTAGTTTGTATGGAGAAAGGCGTTTCCGCCACCCAGTCGCGGGTGTTCACCACCCGTAATCCCCAGCCTCCGGCACAAATCCGGTCGAAATCGTAGGCATAATAAAGATTACCAGGCTTAGGCGCCGCACTGGCGTAGGTCTTGAATACAATATCTTTCGGTAGTCCATCTGCATAGGCAAGATAAGAACGCATCAGGAAACTGATAGCCCCTCCCTGGCTATGCCCGAATACAATAAAATCGTGTATGCCTTGCTGATAGTATTCGTTAATTTTTCGGATCATTTCCGGCGCCATCGCAGCTACGCCTATCATCCAGCCGGCATGTACATATGCTTTCGGATCTTCTGCCACTTTATAGGGGAAGCTGGTGCTGTCGTTGAGCCGGAGTACGCCCTGAGAGGGGATCATACCTGCATAGAAATTTTCCAGCCAGGAGTCGGCCGTGCCGTTGGTACCGCGGATTACAATAACGACCGTGCGATCATCGCGCAGCCATAGATCCCAGCGGTTCTCCAAACCAGATGTAGCTGAGCGGTACACCATCCGGGCATTGCGGGGTGGCTTACTTTTTACATTCGTCCACGGGGTATCGACAACTCGTTCCATCATTTTCAGCAGGTCATCGTATTCCATGGGATCAAAGCCGGGCAACAAATGCTGCGCAAAACAACTATTTCCTGCAAATAATAAAAATAGAAAACAGCACAGCGAAATACCAAACTTCATAGACAATTGCAAATTATAGATTACTAAAGATGAATGAAAGCTAATAAAACACTTCTCTTTAAAACAAAACACAACAATTGAACAGGCGCTATTGTTGTAAATGCGATTAACTTCAAGCCTAAATTAGTTTAAATATGTCAAAGAGAATTGAGCACGACTTTCTGGGAGAAAAAGAGATACCACATGACGTATACTATGGCATACAAACGCTTCGTGCCATTGAGAATTTTCATATAACAGGCATTCCGCTCAAGGTGGAGCCCATTTTCGTACAGGCGTTGGGTTATGTTAAGAAAGGCGCAGCTATGGCTAACCGCGATTTAGGCGTGCTGGATAAAAATATTGCAGATTATATTATCCGGGCATGTGACCGCGTGATTGCCGGCGAGTTCAACGATCAGTTCCTCAGCGATCTGATTCAGGGTGGTGCAGGGACGTCGGTAAATATGAATGCCAACGAGGTGATTGCTAATATTGCATTGGAGATGATGGGGAAAGAAAAAGGACAGTACGAATACTGTCACCCTAACAATCATGTGAACTGCTCACAATCGACCAACGATGCTTATCCGACCGCTTTCCGCATCGCACTGATCAACAAATTATCCGGCTACCAGACTACATTAAGTGAGCTGGCAACGGCATTCGGTGCCAAAGGCGAAGAGTTTAAAGATATATTGAAGATGGGGCGTACGCAGCTGCAGGATGCTGTTCCGATGAGTATGGGAGATGAGTTCAAGGCATTTGCCACCAATATCAACGAAGAGTTTTCGAGGATAGAAGAAAGTAAACGGCTTATTTCCGAAATTAATATGGGAGCCACTGCTATCGGAACCGGTGTGAATGCACCCAAAGGATATTCCCAACTGGTGACTAAACATCTGGCAGATATCACCGGGTTAGCATTGATACTGGCCGGCGATCTGATAGAAGCAACCTACGATACCGGTGCATATGTGCAACTGTCGGGTGTGCTGAAACGTACTGCGGTAAAGATCTCCAAAATATGTAACGATCTGCGGTTGTTATCTTCCGGACCACGTACAGGGCTAAACGAAATTAACCTGCCTCCGATGCAGCCAGGATCTTCTATTATGCCCGGAAAAGTAAATCCGGTTATCCCTGAAGTAGTGAACCAGACAGCTTTTTACGTGATAGGTGCGGATCTGATGGTAACCATGGCGGCAGAGGCAGGCCAGCTGCAGCTGAATGTTATGGAGCCTACCATTGCGTTTGCACTCTTTACTGCCATCACTTATATGAACAATGCCTGCAAAACGCTGAAGGATAAATGTGTGGTAGGAATCACCGCCAATGCCGACCGGACACGGGAGATGGTAATGCAGAGTATTGGTATCGTTACCCAGCTCAATCCTATTATCGGATATGAGAAATGTTCTGCAATTGCCAGGGAAGCGCTGGAAACGGGCAAATCGGTACACGATCTTGCTGTAAAAGAAAAGCAATGGGTGACCCAGGAAAAATGGGATGAAATTTTCACCTTCGATAACCTGATCCGACCTCAATTCAAGCAATAAATCTTTGTCCGGCCAGCCATTCTCCCGGCTGGCCGGAAACACTATACCCAACTGCACACCCCATGCAGTAAAATGTTGCAGGAAAATACAGCTGTTTATCATTATCTTCAGACATACTTCTTACTATTTATATGATCTGGATACAATTTGCAATCTTACTGGCTGCTATTCTGATTGGAGCCCGCATGAAAGGCATAGGACTGGGTGTAATGGGCATGGCGGTGATGGCTGTTTATGTTTTTCTTTTCAGGATGCGGCCCGGTGAACCACCGATAGATGTGATGTTGATTATACTGGCGGTAGTGACCACTGCTGCTACGTTACAGGCGGCAGGAGGGATGGACTACATGGTACGGCTGGCGGAAAAAATCCTTCGCAGCAAACCATCGCTCATCGTTTTGTTTGGTCCGCTGGTGACCTACCTGTTTACTATTTTCGCGGGTACTTCGCACATTACTTATTCGTTGTTACCCATTATTTCCGAAGTATCTGTGATGAAACGCATCCGCCCGGAGCGGGCGCTGAGTATTTCTGTAATAGCAGCGCATCTGGCCATCACTGCCAGCCCGATATCGGCGGCAACTGCTGCCATGCTGACCATTCTGGGAAGCAGTATATCGTTATTAACCATTCTGAAGATATGTATCCCGGCTACCATCGTAGGTACGCTGGCCGGTGTAGCTGTATGCTGGAAGAAAGGCCGGGAGCTGGAAAAGGATCCGGTGTTCCTGGAGAAAATGAAGGATCCTGAATTTGCCGCCAGCATTGATATTGATACTTCGGCAAACAGGGCTCCGCTGGCCCGGGGCGCCAAAACATCCGTAGCCATATTCGTCGTAGCTGTTTTACTGATCGTATTGGCCGGATCGTTTCCCGGTATGCTGCCATCTTTTGGAGAAGGTAAAAGCAACCTGGCTGTTGATGCCAGCGGAAAGATCAAGATGGCGGCTGTTATTGAGCTGGTGATGCTGGCTGCTGCTGCCGCTATTATGCTGATCTGTAAAACTACCGCAGCTGCTGTAGCCAAAGCCAGTTTGTTTAGTTCCGGCGCACAAGCTGTTGTATCTATCTTCGGCGTGGTTTGGATGAGCGCCACCTTTATGCAAACCAACAGTGCATTGATAGAAGCCACGCTCGGCGGTATGGTGCGTACAGCCCCCTGGACTTTCGCCATCGCGCTGTTCCTGCTGGGTATCCTGCTATTCAGCCAGGCTGCCACCACCAAAGCCCTGATGCCGCTGGGCGTGGCATTGGGTATATTCC
The genomic region above belongs to Chitinophaga sp. 180180018-3 and contains:
- a CDS encoding DUF445 domain-containing protein encodes the protein MIFLLPVIAAVIGWFMNSLAINIIFRKFSQNQSGIAAGLGAYAGSQLFSINDIKSRLTDPEKIRSIIPVVETHLDSFLRERLPKAMPVLSMFIGDSTINQIKSHLVTELDALFPILISQYLDNVQQDLNLEKIVTDKISSISAEKLESTTRQQFGKELNQFRLLGALTGLITGLLAIVITLIGHQ
- a CDS encoding lipase family protein is translated as MKFGISLCCFLFLLFAGNSCFAQHLLPGFDPMEYDDLLKMMERVVDTPWTNVKSKPPRNARMVYRSATSGLENRWDLWLRDDRTVVIVIRGTNGTADSWLENFYAGMIPSQGVLRLNDSTSFPYKVAEDPKAYVHAGWMIGVAAMAPEMIRKINEYYQQGIHDFIVFGHSQGGAISFLMRSYLAYADGLPKDIVFKTYASAAPKPGNLYYAYDFDRICAGGWGLRVVNTRDWVAETPFSIQTTRDFTAVSPFANINAALKQQKWPVRSVLRYMYGRLDRPTKRSARRMQRILGKLAYKRVKKILPEYERPPFVNSHNYTPAGTPVILYPVAGYDDTFPFNGKNIFVHHMPAVYRWELEKIYHISTD
- the aspA gene encoding aspartate ammonia-lyase, which gives rise to MSKRIEHDFLGEKEIPHDVYYGIQTLRAIENFHITGIPLKVEPIFVQALGYVKKGAAMANRDLGVLDKNIADYIIRACDRVIAGEFNDQFLSDLIQGGAGTSVNMNANEVIANIALEMMGKEKGQYEYCHPNNHVNCSQSTNDAYPTAFRIALINKLSGYQTTLSELATAFGAKGEEFKDILKMGRTQLQDAVPMSMGDEFKAFATNINEEFSRIEESKRLISEINMGATAIGTGVNAPKGYSQLVTKHLADITGLALILAGDLIEATYDTGAYVQLSGVLKRTAVKISKICNDLRLLSSGPRTGLNEINLPPMQPGSSIMPGKVNPVIPEVVNQTAFYVIGADLMVTMAAEAGQLQLNVMEPTIAFALFTAITYMNNACKTLKDKCVVGITANADRTREMVMQSIGIVTQLNPIIGYEKCSAIAREALETGKSVHDLAVKEKQWVTQEKWDEIFTFDNLIRPQFKQ
- a CDS encoding anaerobic C4-dicarboxylate transporter, which produces MIWIQFAILLAAILIGARMKGIGLGVMGMAVMAVYVFLFRMRPGEPPIDVMLIILAVVTTAATLQAAGGMDYMVRLAEKILRSKPSLIVLFGPLVTYLFTIFAGTSHITYSLLPIISEVSVMKRIRPERALSISVIAAHLAITASPISAATAAMLTILGSSISLLTILKICIPATIVGTLAGVAVCWKKGRELEKDPVFLEKMKDPEFAASIDIDTSANRAPLARGAKTSVAIFVVAVLLIVLAGSFPGMLPSFGEGKSNLAVDASGKIKMAAVIELVMLAAAAAIMLICKTTAAAVAKASLFSSGAQAVVSIFGVVWMSATFMQTNSALIEATLGGMVRTAPWTFAIALFLLGILLFSQAATTKALMPLGVALGIFPLHLVAMFPAVNGDFVLPGYPTLLAAVNFDRTGSTYFGKYLVNHSFMIPGLVSVAVSVAAGFLIAASF